Within the Vicia villosa cultivar HV-30 ecotype Madison, WI unplaced genomic scaffold, Vvil1.0 ctg.000101F_1_1_1, whole genome shotgun sequence genome, the region TGGCAGCAccacgaaacgtcttaaagaaagcgtaccgatccgcgactcaGCCGATAATTTCCTCTGGAGCATAATTTTCATAAACcgaaaaacaacaattttaagacgATTCTGTAACTGCTATGTCGACTGAGAAAACTATCGGTAATACTGCGGCCGCTTCTGTGAGTGACAAACCATTCAAGttcgaaattaaaaaaattaaataaacatcaaGTAATATCTTATTGaactattatatttttcaaaattgattaattaatattatagtcTCAATTATACttcataataaattattaatagtaTAAAATTATCGATCATATCTACTAAAAAAATATCCTTAGcataattaaattcaataaaaaataaataaaattatcgaTCATATTTACTAAAGAGTACTTCCTCTGTCCCAAGTTATAAGAGAAATTTAgttttttgattcattgaataattaatgtatctggtctatatacagatcagatacattaaatattcaatgaatctaaaaagtgaatttctcttataatttgggacggagggagtaattctTAAcataattaaattcaataaaagaataaataaaattaattaacaacgGTACATCTGCATCTTTTAATTTGAGATTAATAATGAAATGgtcaatcaattttttttacaaataatttgTACTTAGTTGGATTCAAACTTGAGACCTTAAAAGGAACATCTCTTAATCCCTTAATTTAAGattgggttaatagtagtttaccccctgtaatatgaacgtgtttcggtttaccacgcaccgttgccaaaggcagatTTTGCCAACGGTTTTTTTAAAAAGTAGGGAGGGGAAAAACAAAATTCGTTAACATTACAGGGttgaactactattaaccctttaaGATTAATAATGAAAtgttcaatcaaatttttttacaAACAATTTGTGTCTAAGTGGATTCTAACTTGAGACCTAAAAAATATCTTTAAATTTAGCCTTggccccttagaaaacaagattctgtttccaggaaccccctatcacctgtttggctgactgggctttTGGAATCTTGCTGACGGAGCGCCATTATCCTTGTTTGGCTGCTGACGTGGCTTGCTTTTTGAATATTATGCTTATTGACTCCCATGAGAATCGAACCCATGAGCACATGGACATAAACCAACCCCCAAACCACTAAGCCAATTCGTTTTAATTGAAATAACATTGCTCCTATTAAACTATATTTAAAGCTGAGTTTAATTGTATAATTTAAAGCTGTACATATATACTTAAAAAAACTGTatgttaaataattataaaaaaacgtaaattaaatattttaagttttttcttataattatataatataatatatataaatgttaattaaaatgtttttttaataaagtttataattaacgtttttaattttttttaataaacgtttttttaataaatatgtacagctttttttaaaaaaatttaaataaatttaaaaaaaaacgttaAAATTATTCAACGTAAATTAAAAAGGTTTAttacaattattaaaaaaaagtttatataaatcattaaaatataaatttatataacgtttatattaaaaaaaagtttatataaattattaaaaaaaagtttataataaacttttatatttatataattatataacgtttccaataaaaaaattaaaatcgtttattaaaattattaaaaaaaatgtttatattaattactaaataatacatttatataattattaaaaaactaaataaaattattaaaaaacgtaaattaaaaaaatttattaaaaaaacgtaaattaaaaaaatttattaaaaaaacttaaattaaataaaattattaaaaaaatgtaaattgaaaaaaagtaatatatatatgttacattttttatatattacatttttttatatttattattaatatactttattattaatatatgtttatatatatgtttatttaaataaagtaaataaattcagtaataaataaatattaatgaacATATTAAACAAGAAAGGTTTCATGGCCCAGTGGTTGGTGTTGTGCTATTTTACCATTAGAGGAGCGGTTCAAATCCTAGCATTTGCATCTTAATTTAGCCAAACAGGTGATAGGGCCAAACAGGTGATAGGGGGTTCCTGGAAACAGaatcttatttttttttaataagggggaaaaccgaatctcgcttatttGGCAGGGGGGTGAACACTATTTAACCCTATAAAAAATGCTCAGGAATCAATGCTTGAATACATGACAGCTAGAGTATAGGACACTAGGAGGATCTGATTCTATGTTGAAATTGAGAAACAATACAATATAAGTGAAGCAATCTGATGACATGGAACAAAGGTTGAAACTTGAAAGGCCAGCTTGCAAAGAAGAAATATATAGTATTTCTGCTCAACATAAATATATCATGTAAACAAACAAAAGTTAGCTGTTGCTTTGAGTTTAACCCTTGTTTTATAGCATTAAGACAAGctttagaaaattaaaaaaaactcataacTTGAAAGTTTCTCGCAAACAAAGAGTACAATCATTGACATAACTTTTTAATTATAggataaaaattactttataaaatTAAGGGCGACAGACGGTCATTTCAGTACTGTAAAAGTTCACAAAAAATTAAATAGGATAAACATAATTAAAGatacatatttaaaataaaattaaaaagaatagaCATAATTCAGgatgcatatttaaaattttgaccTACTCTGCAAAAAAATGAAGGTGGTGTAGGCACTGTATCTCTAATgcctaaaatttataaaaatttatgttaatatttGCTTcggtaaaaatttcaaaaaatataacGAATATATTAGAAAGTGCGGACCTAATATCTTAATCCATCTGAAAGAAAAATGCGAGAAAACAGACACGCTGGCTAGATCCGTTTAGCCAACTTTATTTCCATTAATCTTAAGAAACTTAATTTAGTAACTACTTTAGTTAAATAATAAAGTGATAAAGGAAAGATTCACAGACAGAGACACTTTTGCTTGAAGTAACAAAAATGATAAATCATTATTCATGCCATCACAGGATACATGAGACTATACCCTAAAGAAGCTACATTGATTTTTTTAATCCATTAGTAAAACCCAAAAGGATCCTTGGTGTAAAAAGAACACCATCATGCCTTAAAAGACATTGTTGAGAAAAAGGTTGTGATAGGGCTACAAAAGTTGAGCCAATTGCATAATGACAAATGGCAGAAGAATATTGGTGTGTGGAAGCACAAGTCTACAGATTGGAAAGAAATTATGATTGATGGTTTGGTTTCATACTTTTTATATAAATACAACAAACACCACATGATCTTTCGCATGTGAGTTCTTATCttaaatgtttgttttttttattatatagtgaaactttgacaaaaaactcaaaaatggtATCCCATGCTTTTTTCCACATAGTAATATGTCTATTAAGTAGTAAGAAAGAAGAAtagatgaaaaagaagaaaatgacaTTTTATTTTGGATTGATGAAAATGTCTATATGTTTTGCGTTGATCAAATGtccaataaaatcaatcaaattaacacATTATTTTAGAAAAATCACTCTAATGACCGATGTACAGATGTACTTTTGCTATCATCTCCACCATTGAGATGTATTCGACGATCTTCTGCAATTTAAGTTGAATCATCTTGAACAATTATAACTGTCACCCTAATACAAGTATGTCACCCTAATACAAGTGTGACTCAGAGTCACTAAGATATTATTTTCATTCTTACTTGCATAGTTCAAACGGTCAAATATTGACTTGAACGTAATCATTTTAGATAATGTCGAAGGTAAATTACAAAGAGATTGTTGCATAAAGAGTTGAAAGTTGTAAGAATTAAAGACAAGGTGTGTGAGTGAATAAAACTATACTCTTGAAACATCACAAAATAGAGTAAACATTGTAAAAGAAATGACATATACTAACATGTATCAAAAGTGCATAATTTATCCACCAAATTATTTGTTGTCACAAATTTAGTAAAACTAACAAATAAAAAGACCAACAAATATATAACTGTAAAAATCTCACAAAACAATCTATGCAAACAAAACCACACTATCTAACAGTCTAAAAGCTCTAAAATTTAAGTACTTTTTTTGATAGATCTTCATGGTTGTCTTCAAGCTATTGTACTTCATTGCTCATTATTTGTATCTGATTGATTGATGACAACTGAAAACCTTAATTGGAAAGAATTTCTCCTCCCCCTAAATTTAACTGTAGATTTGGTGCAGCGTTGCCCCGAAGAAATTTAACCCCCCTTTCTTGTACTTTGTAGAGGAGAAACTACGACAATATCGACACTGACACTTATAACGCTTTAAGGATTTTGGCTCAGGAGAGCTTTTACACTATGGTTCCAACATAACCAAATCCTACAATTGTGAAGGTTAAGGTTTGAAGGAAGAGGTAAATGAAGTAGTTGTGCTTTCCATGCACATAATCATAGCATCCGCAGAAGAAGAGAAAGACTGCGAATCCCAGCTCCAACAAATTTAGCCTGTTTATGTTCAAATAAGAAAAGCAAAGAACACATATCAGTTTATAGTATAATATAAGACCCTGATACACAGACACCGAAATACAGACATAAAACATCTATGAAACATTGACACAGATAGATACTGACGTCAAtagtttgaaaaaataaaagtaattatatataattaCAGGTGTTGGTGTCAGACATCGAAGCGTACTAGACATCAGACATGTCTTTTAATCTAAGTGACAGTGTTACATAGGACACTACTTAGTGTATAAAAGTAGGACAaaatcttcccatgtatggaATCCAAATCACTATTCTTTTCTTGAAAAACATAACCTTATAATATTATGATCTCATTCTTTAATATTTCTAAATTTGGATTTTATAGAATCTTCTGTCATGTGCATAAGGTTACAATCTAAAATCTTCTGTCATGTTCATGTGCATTATGTCAGAAACATTTTGATTAGCATAGCATAGCATAGCAATGTGTTCTTATATACAAATGGAATTAAAATCAATTTGAAGAACTGTTTATACCTACTCAATAATTCTTAAACTGACAAAATCACAAGATGAAGAAGAATAAGAGAACAAAAATAATAGTCACTAGAAACAACAAAACAATCATAATGTACAATATTATTTTCCTAAATCATCAAATTATTGACCAAACTATAAGATTCCCTTAATGACAGCTTGAATGAGTGACAAGTGACAAGTGACAACCATAATTAAGatgtaaaataataaatatcTAACCTTTCCATAAATTTGGATCTTGTTTTCTTTTGAACTTTGACATTGCCCTTCTTGGCAGCAGCATCAGATTTGAGTTTATTGTTGTTAACGGAATCTCCGAGTTTTTCAGTTACAACCCATTCGTTGGCCCTTCCGTATTCTAGCAAACCGATAAGGGTCGCCTTGGTACGATGCAGAGACATGACGTTCTCGAAAAGGATCCAATAGAACAAAAGATGAATCGACCTGAGAGTTTCACGAGTGAGTTTGACGTAATCTCAATGTATACATGTTTTGTTTGGATTGACTGTGAATTTGACAGAATCACGATAATGTGATAGAAAATTAACTAAATTGACTATACCTTGGTGTTCCGACGGAGTTGAGAATGGTGATGATGGAAGGAATATAAACGGCTCCCCAAATTGGAACATAGACCTCGGGAACCAAAATCGTGAGGGGAATTACGAGACAGTAGAAGAAGAAAGTGACCATGTGAGCTACGATTTTACGAACAAGGAAAAAGCTGTATATGACATACACTTTCTTCCAAAACTTCACTTTCTGCACAGATATACCAAAACAGAATTTCATCAAAATTCAGAACAAATACTAATAATAACTAGTTTGTCTCTTCATTGTTTTATCAGCACAAAACTTACCTTGTTCCTTATAATATCCATTGCCATTTTGCGGAACAGATTAGCAGGACCGCAAGACCATCGATGCTGCTGGAATCTAAAGGCCCTCAAAGTACTTGGTAGTTCACTGTTTGCCTACATATAGAAAAGAAAATTTCAATGATAAATAACATACTATGTTACAACTTACAAGCACGATCTTCTGCATCAGTCCAACTTCGATAGTCAAATATTGACTAAATTGATTGGATTGTTGCAGAAGATCTGAGCTAGGAATAGAATCATCCTACGGTATGATTCGTAATCCATAATGTAGTTAACTTGTGATGTATAGAAATTAAGATTCTCACCTGGAGGTCACCGAGGTACAAAAACTTCCATCCTCTAAGACTTGCTCGGACAGCGAGATCCATATCTTCGACTGTTGTTCTGTCTTTCCACCCTCCCGCTTCGTTGATAGCAGCTATTCTCCAAATGCCAGCAGTCCCTGCATTCACATTCCCAAACATCAATTATTAGTAACTAATTACGACACAGACACGTAAGCACTGATAAttagtttggaaaaacaaaaggtGATTGAATGTGATTGCATATGCCAGGATCGTGTCAAACACCAGACACATTGACAATTTGAAGTGACACTGACTCGTAGACATTGATACAcagtttgaaaaaaaaagaaaggtgATTGAATGTGATTGCATATTTCTGGATCGTGCCCGACACCAGACACACCTATAATCTGAAGTGACAGAGCTAGTGCATATACGCTCAAATCCACACACTAACACGACTAGCAACTAACTACTAACAGTTGATGTAAAGCGAATTATTTACCATTGAAACCGAAGAAAGCATGAGTAGCCGAACCAACTTCTTGCTCAACTGTGAAATGATAATCCAAAGACATCTCTTGCATTCTTGTCAACAAACACTCATTAGCATTCACTGTCACAGAAAACCATTTACAACATTAGTATAATATAACACAACCTTAATTTGCAACTCCtcaattattaaaacattaaccTAACTAAATATTAAACCAATAatctaaattataaaaaaaaattacccaaaacttttgacttttgactttaacttttgcttaattaattaataaacttTCTAATAAGGCAAGGCAAGTACATAACAACAAGACAAATGCATAATTCCGTTACGGTGGCCAACCAAAAGGTACAACAAAACAAAAGTCAGCTTCTGGGGGcccacaaaaacaaatcaaaatttaatttccaCAAAACTTTTTTTAccgaaaatatattaaattaaaacaatataataTAAGAATGATAAGACTTTAAAGAAGACCTAACTAAACTAACACCACTACTACTACTTatataaaaaacatatttaaaaaaattaatttaataaaaatagtaCCTAAccaattattcatttataatattataaaatttgataattgttttgtTACTATGTGTTAATGTTATGAGGTGAcataataaaaagagaaaaaggaaCAGTGAAGTGTCGGCAAGAAAGAGTGAAGGTCCACCATAAGACACATGGTGCTACCCACACTGACACATTATTATTCTATGCTTTTAATCTTAACCCAAAAAATACTGCAAAACCACGTGGGAAGTGCATTTGCTGGAACTACTACAAAACAGTTATCTTTGGATCCATTCGAAAATGACCCTTTTACCCCTCCCTTAAACCTTCTCTTAATTAATTACAttgaattaaatttaaattaattttctcaaCTTGTAACAGTCAAATAATTTTCTACTGTTATTTTCTAGTTGACCCACATTGGATCTATACATTAAATTGACAAAATTACCCTTCATGACCCTACTTATCAATTTGTAACGGAAAAAAATGAAGAAGTACAAATGAATAATCATGATAGCCGCCCAtagttttttttgtaaattattattactaGTCGTTTTTTTCATTTGTTGTTGTGACTAATAATCTTccactttttaattttatattaattatattttttatactaATCTCAAAGTTTGATGACTCGTTGTGTTCCCCACCCGTGATTGAAGGGTATGTTTTCATGGACCCATCCATTCCCCTTAATCGGGCCAACCCAAGTCAAACAAGGacaaaattggaaaagaaataaAAGCAAAAAACTTCACTCTCCTACACAATCAATATAAAAAACAACATCTATTATTAATTTACCAAATTGCCACTTCCCCACCGACACTCTCAATCTCACAATTTACTAAAAGTAAGAACATTGTATCAAATAGTAGCATTATTATATCATAATAATTCCCTTGTTATACTCAGTCGATAGTTGGACAGAGACATCAGATTACATTACAGAGACAAAATTGATGGATAATTGTGGAGAGTCATCAGACAATTAAATCAGACAATTAAAGGGATGCTTACCGAATCGCCAACGGCCTTGAACAAGAGCAAGTTCAGGATTTCCAACAAGAAAAGGAATGCCTCTTCTGAGAAAATCAGGTGGTGGACTAAAATCAGCATCGAAAATAACAACATATTCACAATGTTTAACATAGCTACGTTTCAATCCTTCTTTCAATGCACCAGCTTTGTAACCAACTCTGTTTTCTCTTATTTGGTATGTTATATTTATTCCTTTACTCGCCCATCTTTGGCATTCCATCTCCACCATTTGCTGCATTTCATTCATTCACACACAA harbors:
- the LOC131624052 gene encoding glucomannan 4-beta-mannosyltransferase 2-like — translated: MVESEPKFYIPESFQVNYDVTSQFRMIWNVVKAPLIVPFLNACVYISLAMALMLFMERVYMGIVIVLIKLFWKKPEQRYNYEPLQDDEELGGSNFPVVLVQIPMFNEREVYKVSIGAACGLSWPTDRLVIQVLDDSTDPVVKQMVEMECQRWASKGINITYQIRENRVGYKAGALKEGLKRSYVKHCEYVVIFDADFSPPPDFLRRGIPFLVGNPELALVQGRWRFVNANECLLTRMQEMSLDYHFTVEQEVGSATHAFFGFNGTAGIWRIAAINEAGGWKDRTTVEDMDLAVRASLRGWKFLYLGDLQANSELPSTLRAFRFQQHRWSCGPANLFRKMAMDIIRNKKVKFWKKVYVIYSFFLVRKIVAHMVTFFFYCLVIPLTILVPEVYVPIWGAVYIPSIITILNSVGTPRSIHLLFYWILFENVMSLHRTKATLIGLLEYGRANEWVVTEKLGDSVNNNKLKSDAAAKKGNVKVQKKTRSKFMERLNLLELGFAVFLFFCGCYDYVHGKHNYFIYLFLQTLTFTIVGFGYVGTIV